Below is a genomic region from Salinirussus salinus.
GTGACATGGCGTCCGTGCAGGTCAGCCCGCCCGGCGGCAGGGAGACGAGATACCACGCCACTGTCGACCTGGCAAACCGGACCGTCGTCGACGTGGCCACCGTCACGACACTCGACGACGTCGAGTGAGACAGCGGTCGCGTCCCGCCCCGGACCCCGACCCGCGGAACACGGCCGTCATCGAGGAGGCGGTCGACGCGGCCCGGGCCAGCGGCATCGGCGCCGTGCTCGCGACCCACGACATGCACCAGGCCGAGCGGGCCGCCGACCGGGCGGCGGTACTTCCGGGCGACGGCGTCGTCGAGCACGGCCCGACCGAGCAGGTCTTCGAGAACACGGCCGACGAGCGCACCCGGCAGTTCGCCTCCGGGGAGCTGGTGTACTGACCGCCGGTGCACTGATATGGGGCCGGTGACTCGACACCACAACATGGACGCGGGCGGCGACCCGTACATCGAGGTCGACGGCGCGACGGTCGACGAGCGCGACGTCGAAGCCCTGCGGGGGATCGACGAGTACGGCTCGATGTACCGGGCGGCCGAGGAACTGGGGCGCTCCTACGCCCGGATCCAGCAGCGGGTCACCGAACTCGAGGAGACGGTCGGACCGCTGGTGGTCAGCGAGCGCGGCGGCGCGGGCGGCGGCGGGAGCGCGCTCACGCCGAACGCGCGCGAGCTTCTGGCCCGCTTCGACCGTCTCCGTGCGGAGTTCTCGGGGCTCGCCCGGGCCGAGGAGTCCGTCGTCTCGGGGCGGGTCGTCGACCGCGGCGAGCGGCTAGGGACCGTCGAGACGCCGGCGGGGATGCTGCGAGCGCTGGTGCCCGCCGAGGCTGAGACGGTTCAGGTCGGGGTCCGCTCGGACGCGGTGAGTCTGCTCGCCCCCGACGACGCCCCGCAGCCGGCGGGGACGAGCGCCCGCAACCGGTTCGAGGGGACGGTCGCGGCCCTCGACCGGGAGGGGGACCTGGCGCGGGTTGCCGTCGACGTCGGCGGGGAGACGACCCTCCGGGCGCTGATCACGGGAGCAAGCGTCGACCGCCTCGACCTGTCGGAGGGCGACCGGGTCGTCGCCTCGTTCAAGGCGACGGCCACCCGCGCGGCGCCGGCCCCGGAAACCGGGACCGGGGCGGACGAAGACAAGTCCTGAGCGTCAGCCCTCGCGCCACCTGGAGAGCAGGCCGCCGACGCCGACGGCGTAGGCGGTCAGAAAGGCCACGAACCACGCCTGACCGACGCCCTCGCCGGCCGCCAGATTGCCGGCGTACAGCCCGACACCCAGCAGGCCGAGCGCAAGCGCCAGGGTCAGCGAGACGGGGTTTGGCTCATTCAGCAGGGCACACAGCCGGCCGCGGACGCTCGTCTGTGACATACACGGACCGTGGGGAGCGACCCATTTCAAAAACCCAGGGCGGTCGCGCAGTCGGCAACCCGGCAAAAAGTTGAAATGCTGGAGCGAGCGCGGAGACCGGCCGACCTTTATTCGCGGGCCCGTTCGCCCAGGTATGGACGAAGATCTGGAAGCGCGGGTGGAGGCCGTCGCGGAGGAGAGCGCCCTCTACAACGCGCTCAAACACGGAAGCGACGCCCAGGTCGACGCCATCCTCGGGCCGATGATGGGCGAGCACCCCGACTTCCGCGAGCACGGCGGGGAGGTTCCCGGCGTCGTCGCCCCGGTCGTCGAGCGGGTCAACGCGATGAGCGAGGCCGAGAAACGGGAGCGCCTGGCGGAGCTCGCGCCGGAGCGACTGGAGGAACTGGAGTCGGAGGACGAAGGTGAGGAACACCCGCTGCCGGACCTGCCGAACGTCGAGGACGGCGTCCGGATGCGGGTCGCTCCCAACCCCAACACCCCCTGGCACGTCGGCCACGCCCGGATGGCCGCCGTGGTGGGCACCTACAAAGAGCGGTACGGCGGGGAGTTCGTCTGCCGCTTCGACGACACCGACCCCGAGACCAAACGGCCGGACCTGGACGCCTACGACGCGATCCTCGACGCCATCGACTACCTGGGGTTCGAGCCCGACGAGGTGGTCCGGGCCAGCGACCGCGTCGAGACCTACTACGACCACGCCCGCGAGCTGGTCGAGGCCGGCGGGGCCTACACCTGCGAGTGCCCCCAGGAGCACTTCTCGGAGCTGAAAAACAGCGGCCGTGCCTGCGACCACCGGGACAAGCCCCCCGAGGAGAGCCGCGAGGAGTTCGAGGCGATGGTCGACGGCGAGTACGACAGCGGCGAGATCGTCCTCCGAGTGCGGACGGACATCGAGCACAAGAACCCCGCGCTGCGGGACTGGGTGGCCTTCCGGATGGTCGACACTCCCCACCCCCGCGAGGAAGCGAGCGAGTACCGCTGCTGGCCGATGCTGGACTTCCAGAGCGGGGTCGACGACCACCTGCTCGGCGTCACCCACATCATCCGGGGGATCGACCTCCAGGACTCCGCGAAGCGGCAGGGCTTTCTCTACGACTACTTCGGCTGGGAGTACCCCGAGGTCGTCCACTGGGGCCACGTCCAGGTCGACGAGTACGACGTCCCCCTCTCCTCCTCGACCATCCAGGAGTACATCGCCGAGGGCCGGCTGGACGGGTGGGACGACCCCCGAGCGCCCACGGTCGCGAGCCTCCGCCGCCGGGGGATCGAGGGCGAGGCCATCGTCCGCGCGATGGTCGACCTTGGCACCTCGACCTCGAACGTCGACCTCGCGATGTCGAACGTCTACGCCCACAACCGCGAACTGATCGACGACAACACCGACCGCGCGTTCCTCGTGCGGGACGACCCCGAGGCCGGCGGCGGCGCGGTCGAGCGGCAGGTGCTCGGCGGTCCCGCGGCTGGCGAGCCGCCGGTCCACCCCGACCACGACGAGCGAGGGAGCCGGCACATCCCCGTCGTCGACAGCGTGCTCGTCGAGGGCGACGACCTGCCCGGCCACGGCGAGCGCGCCTGGCTGAAAGGCTACGGCTGTGTCAGACACACCCGCGACGCCTTCGAGTACGTCGACGCGGACATCTCGGTCGTCCGCGAGGAGGGCGTCGACGTGGTCCACTGGGTGCCCGCGGAAGCCAACGTCCCCACCCGGATGCGGACGACGGAGGGGGACGTCTCGGGGTTCGCCGAGCCGGGCGTGCTGGAGTACGGCGCCGGGGACCGCCTGCAGTTCGAGCGCGTCGGCTTCGTCCGCCTGGACGAGGTCGACGGCGAGGGAACCGTCGCTTACTACGCTCACCCCTGAGCGGGAGAGATGCCCGGCGGCAGGGGCGACGGATGCCGGTTCGGTCAAAGCTTTAAGTTCAGCCGCTGACTGATATCAGGTACCAATGGCCATCGATCCCGAATTCGAGGAGACCTACGAGGAAGTCGAGCGCCACGAGGGACACCGCGTCTGGACGCAGGACGGCGAGGACCCGACCGACGAGGTTCAGGGGATTCACGGGACGCACGTGGCCGTGGACTTCGACCTCTGTATCGCCGACGGGGCGTGTCTGGAGGACTGTCCCGTCGACGTCTTCGAGTGGGTGGACACGCCCGGCCACCCCGAGAGCGAGATCAAGGCCGACCCGACCCACGAGGACCAGTGTATCGACTGTATGCTCTGTGTCGACGTCTGCCCGGTCGACGCCATCGACGTCGACCCCTCGCGGGCCGGCCGGATATGACCTGCGAGCCCGCTGACCGGCGGACCTGAGGCGCGCGCCCGACACCGCTCCGTCAGCTCTGCCCCCGGCTGGAGGGGACCTTCCGTCGCCGGGGCAACGGTAGCCGGCCTCTACCAGCACCGGCCCCGCCGGGCCGCCACGCCACTCCCGGCCGTCGAGCCGTGGCTCTCCCCGTTCTGACCGGCCGAACCGCCCCACTGCTGGCAGTTACGTGACGTGTATCGTAAGGCTTAGAAGGTACTGGATGTGGGTCTCACACACGGTAAAGAATGTCAATCAGAAGCGTCGTACTGACGAAAGGCGTGCCGGACTTCAGAGAGGGGCAGGTGTCCTTCGACGAGGACGG
It encodes:
- a CDS encoding 4Fe-4S dicluster domain-containing protein produces the protein MAIDPEFEETYEEVERHEGHRVWTQDGEDPTDEVQGIHGTHVAVDFDLCIADGACLEDCPVDVFEWVDTPGHPESEIKADPTHEDQCIDCMLCVDVCPVDAIDVDPSRAGRI
- a CDS encoding TOBE domain-containing protein, encoding MDAGGDPYIEVDGATVDERDVEALRGIDEYGSMYRAAEELGRSYARIQQRVTELEETVGPLVVSERGGAGGGGSALTPNARELLARFDRLRAEFSGLARAEESVVSGRVVDRGERLGTVETPAGMLRALVPAEAETVQVGVRSDAVSLLAPDDAPQPAGTSARNRFEGTVAALDREGDLARVAVDVGGETTLRALITGASVDRLDLSEGDRVVASFKATATRAAPAPETGTGADEDKS
- a CDS encoding glutamate--tRNA ligase, which translates into the protein MDEDLEARVEAVAEESALYNALKHGSDAQVDAILGPMMGEHPDFREHGGEVPGVVAPVVERVNAMSEAEKRERLAELAPERLEELESEDEGEEHPLPDLPNVEDGVRMRVAPNPNTPWHVGHARMAAVVGTYKERYGGEFVCRFDDTDPETKRPDLDAYDAILDAIDYLGFEPDEVVRASDRVETYYDHARELVEAGGAYTCECPQEHFSELKNSGRACDHRDKPPEESREEFEAMVDGEYDSGEIVLRVRTDIEHKNPALRDWVAFRMVDTPHPREEASEYRCWPMLDFQSGVDDHLLGVTHIIRGIDLQDSAKRQGFLYDYFGWEYPEVVHWGHVQVDEYDVPLSSSTIQEYIAEGRLDGWDDPRAPTVASLRRRGIEGEAIVRAMVDLGTSTSNVDLAMSNVYAHNRELIDDNTDRAFLVRDDPEAGGGAVERQVLGGPAAGEPPVHPDHDERGSRHIPVVDSVLVEGDDLPGHGERAWLKGYGCVRHTRDAFEYVDADISVVREEGVDVVHWVPAEANVPTRMRTTEGDVSGFAEPGVLEYGAGDRLQFERVGFVRLDEVDGEGTVAYYAHP